The Takifugu rubripes unplaced genomic scaffold, fTakRub1.2, whole genome shotgun sequence genome includes a window with the following:
- the LOC101062280 gene encoding stAR-related lipid transfer protein 5, with the protein MDYERTAGMAADGLLSYRDDQSGWQVCKKSNDVVVSWRPSSEFPGNVYKGEGVVGGSLADVWKCLKPVPNGLRVKWDDNVKKFELLEQITEDVSVCRTVTPSAAMGIISPRDFVDVILVKKYEDGTISSSATNVIHPGCPPHSRYVRGFNHPCGCICSPIPGEPNKTLVLSFFQTDLGGLLPRSVVDSFFPSSMANFYSNLTKTVRSLKDL; encoded by the exons ATGGATTATGAACGCACAGCTGGGATGGCGGCTGATGGTTTACTGAGCTACAGAGATGATCAGTCCGGCTGGCAGGTCTGCAAGAAGTCG AATGACGTTGTGGTTTCGTGGCGTCCTTCCTCTGAATTTCCCGGGAACGT GTACAAAGGAGAGGGTGTTGTTGGCGGGAGCCTGGCGGACGTGTGGAAGTGTCTGAAGCCGGTGCCAAACGGCCTGCGAGTCAAGTGGGACGACAACGTCAAGAAGtttgagctgctggagcagataACAGAG gacGTCTCCGTCTGCAGGACGGTGACGCCCTCGGCGGCGATGGGAATCATCTCCCCGCGAGACTTTGTAGATGTTATTTTAGTTAAGAAATACGAAGACGGCACCATCTCCTCCAGTG cCACCAACGTGATCCACCCAGGATGCCCCCCTCACTCCCGCTACGTCAGAGGCTTCAACCACCCCTGTGGCTGCATCTGCTCCCCGATTCCAGG GGAGCCCAACAAAACCCTGGTTCTGAGTTTCTTCCAGACGGACCTCGGGGGCCTCCTGCCTCGCTCGGTGGTGGACTCCTTCTTCCCGTCCAGTATGGCCAACTTCTACAGCAACTTGACCAAGACAGTCAGATCTCTCAAAGATCTCTGA